One Primulina huaijiensis isolate GDHJ02 chromosome 5, ASM1229523v2, whole genome shotgun sequence DNA segment encodes these proteins:
- the LOC140977608 gene encoding uncharacterized protein, whose translation METQLAIALASGQELQTVQIVRGCPIYVQDREMYANLIVLKMTYFDVVLGMNWLSKYRANIDCGTKMIKFAPIGVEPFTVASADTDVVCELPEVFPDDITGLPPDREIEFVIDVVARTHPISKALYRLAPTENEGIERTVT comes from the exons ATGGAGACACAACTCGCAATAGCTTTAGCTTctgggcaagaattacagacagttCAGATTGTGCGAGgctgtccaatatatgtccaagacCGTGAGATGTATGCCAATTTGATAGTTCTGAAAATGACATATTTTGATGTGGTACTGGGAATGaattggctctcgaagtacaggGCTAATATTGACTGTGGCACAAAAATGATCAAGTTTGCGCCAATAGGAgttgaaccattcacagtagcaagtgcag atacagatgttgtttgtgaactCCCAGAGGTATTTCCCGATGATataacaggcttacccccagatagagagatcgaatttgtgaTTGATGTTGTGGCAAGAACTCATCCAATCTCAAAAGCTctttatcgattagctcctacagaaaatGAAGggattgaaagaacagttacatgA